The following proteins come from a genomic window of Alphaproteobacteria bacterium:
- the blaOXA gene encoding class D beta-lactamase, whose protein sequence is MKKGILLLCSILLCSGSAFASELCFIAKEHGETIQTEGDCKTAYTPESTFKIPLSLIGFDSGILKNEMQPSWSLPIGADPYINVCKGDHNPRTWLRDSCLWYSRILTTKLGMDKFQNYVTKFSYGNMDLSGDKGQNNGLTHAWILSSSLKISPEDQTVFLQRLVDQKLSVSQASYDKAKKIMFMQELPGGWKLYGKTGNGLLRDVDGNRTDIQHGWFVGYIEKENRRIVFVSHMTDDEKQDVFASFRARNEAFNRLWYLINQLES, encoded by the coding sequence ATGAAAAAGGGTATTTTATTGTTATGTTCTATTCTTTTATGCTCTGGCTCTGCTTTTGCATCAGAACTTTGTTTTATTGCCAAAGAACATGGAGAAACAATACAAACTGAAGGTGACTGTAAAACGGCTTATACGCCTGAATCAACTTTTAAGATTCCTCTGAGTTTAATAGGTTTTGATTCGGGGATTCTAAAAAATGAAATGCAGCCTTCTTGGTCTTTGCCTATAGGTGCAGATCCTTATATCAATGTTTGCAAAGGAGATCATAATCCAAGAACTTGGCTCAGAGATAGTTGCCTATGGTATTCACGCATTTTAACAACGAAACTTGGAATGGATAAGTTTCAGAATTATGTAACCAAGTTTTCATATGGGAATATGGATCTTTCTGGTGATAAAGGCCAAAATAATGGTTTGACACATGCTTGGATCTTATCGAGTTCGCTCAAAATATCGCCTGAAGACCAAACTGTGTTTCTGCAAAGGCTAGTAGATCAAAAATTGTCAGTCAGTCAAGCAAGTTATGACAAAGCCAAGAAAATCATGTTTATGCAAGAACTCCCCGGTGGTTGGAAGCTCTATGGCAAAACCGGTAATGGCTTGCTAAGAGACGTAGACGGCAACAGAACAGATATCCAACATGGTTGGTTTGTTGGTTATATTGAGAAGGAAAATCGGCGCATTGTGTTTGTGAGTCATATGACAGACGATGAAAAGCAGGATGTTTTTGCCT